From the genome of Solidesulfovibrio carbinolicus, one region includes:
- a CDS encoding EAL domain-containing protein encodes MAQTFDHTGPVVRGVRTLGEDAGVVRQDLYFRALVDLGDGGVAGIEAASMLGSRHEEASLRPALGTVDGEGDALAAWGRELREPAAYLLRGDHQQAGGNLGLSLGVLPERIIAMYDVGMLMADPARSLDVLLTAKRRGVRVLLDNFDLDNPPARFMELLPADILRVTPRQLPWHWDEAKRSEAMSSLVQFADNLLMDVAVAGVECRSYKLALKRLGVRYAQGVWKRDTAGVIPNTGYWP; translated from the coding sequence ATGGCGCAGACATTTGATCACACAGGACCGGTCGTGCGGGGAGTTCGAACCCTGGGGGAAGATGCCGGCGTTGTGCGGCAGGATCTCTATTTTCGAGCCCTGGTCGATCTCGGCGACGGCGGCGTGGCCGGCATTGAGGCCGCCAGCATGTTGGGTTCGCGCCATGAAGAAGCGTCGCTTCGTCCGGCGCTCGGGACCGTCGATGGTGAAGGGGATGCCCTGGCCGCCTGGGGACGGGAGTTGCGCGAACCTGCCGCGTATCTGCTGCGGGGCGACCATCAGCAAGCCGGCGGCAATTTGGGCTTGTCGCTTGGCGTTTTGCCGGAGCGGATCATCGCCATGTACGATGTGGGCATGCTTATGGCCGATCCGGCGCGCAGCCTCGACGTGCTGCTCACGGCCAAGCGGCGCGGCGTCCGGGTGCTGCTCGACAATTTTGACCTCGACAATCCGCCGGCTCGTTTTATGGAGCTGTTGCCGGCGGATATTTTGCGGGTTACGCCGCGCCAGCTTCCCTGGCATTGGGATGAAGCGAAGCGCTCGGAAGCCATGTCCTCGCTGGTGCAATTTGCCGACAACTTGCTGATGGATGTCGCTGTTGCCGGCGTGGAATGCCGCAGCTATAAACTTGCCCTCAAACGACTCGGCGTCCGCTACGCGCAGGGCGTCTGGAAGCGCGACACAGCCGGCGTTATTCCGAATACGGGATATTGGCCCTAG
- a CDS encoding MucR family transcriptional regulator yields MDDFLKEALEIVKAQASVRNMSEEEITSMVRRLTDDIRGLVSAGPGLAAPEEVGATPAVDPKKAVRERSIICLESGKSFKILTKKHLAKFGLTPEEYRAKWGYPKGMPLVCKELQRERRKKMKEMKLWEKRVKGGAK; encoded by the coding sequence ATGGATGACTTTTTGAAAGAGGCGTTGGAGATCGTAAAGGCCCAGGCGAGCGTGCGCAATATGTCCGAGGAAGAGATTACTTCCATGGTTCGCCGCCTGACTGATGATATTCGGGGGCTTGTGTCCGCTGGTCCGGGTCTGGCTGCTCCCGAGGAAGTCGGCGCGACTCCGGCGGTGGACCCCAAGAAGGCCGTTCGCGAGCGCAGCATCATTTGCTTGGAGTCGGGCAAGTCGTTCAAGATCCTGACCAAGAAGCATCTGGCGAAATTCGGGCTGACCCCGGAGGAATACCGCGCGAAGTGGGGCTATCCCAAGGGCATGCCGCTGGTGTGCAAGGAATTGCAGCGTGAGCGCCGCAAGAAGATGAAGGAAATGAAGCTTTGGGAGAAGCGCGTCAAGGGCGGCGCGAAATAA
- a CDS encoding radical SAM protein: MDPDPALCYAPPMPHTSPRRFWLATLGCKVNQYEARALAEAFAAQGWSPAPSPADADRIVLISCAVTARAESESRRLARALTREAKPGAEVAATGCAAAVQPEAFAALGAVPMPDKDRLAAASDRLAPCPPRPGDHFPNLAVAGYDRARALLKIQDGCSHGCSYCIVPAARGPSVSRPYHAILAEARRLLDAGHAELGLTGINLGHFGPDLAPAMTFWRLVADLERDLLASHGPAFRLRLGSLDPAMLDAEGLAVLAESRRVCRHLHISLQSADPGVLAVMNRRPNDAEAVSFFVDKLGMKWGPMALGLDLLAGFPGEADTAHAATAAFLTRLPVSYAHVFPYSRRPGTPAATMAGQLPKETKTLRAAELRRTAEDKAQAFLARLATEDRLEVAVERAAPAAGSCGRYVDCRFVDAAPLTPGGLVAARPVGLDGDSLLVAVLPEAAR; encoded by the coding sequence ATGGACCCCGACCCCGCCCTTTGCTATGCCCCGCCCATGCCGCACACATCACCACGCCGTTTCTGGCTCGCCACCCTGGGCTGCAAGGTCAATCAGTACGAGGCCCGGGCCCTGGCCGAGGCCTTTGCCGCCCAGGGCTGGAGCCCGGCCCCATCCCCGGCCGACGCCGACCGCATCGTGCTTATATCCTGCGCCGTCACCGCCAGGGCCGAATCCGAAAGCCGCCGCCTGGCCCGGGCGCTTACTCGCGAAGCCAAACCCGGCGCCGAAGTCGCGGCCACGGGCTGCGCCGCTGCCGTCCAGCCCGAGGCTTTCGCCGCCCTGGGGGCCGTGCCCATGCCCGACAAGGATCGGCTGGCGGCCGCCTCCGACAGGCTGGCCCCTTGCCCGCCTCGTCCCGGCGACCACTTTCCGAATCTGGCCGTCGCCGGCTATGACCGGGCCAGGGCCTTGCTCAAAATCCAGGACGGCTGCTCACACGGCTGTTCCTATTGCATCGTGCCCGCCGCCCGGGGACCGTCGGTCTCCCGGCCCTACCACGCCATCCTGGCCGAAGCCCGGCGATTGCTGGACGCCGGCCATGCCGAACTGGGGCTCACCGGCATCAACCTCGGCCACTTCGGCCCGGACCTCGCCCCGGCCATGACCTTCTGGCGGCTGGTGGCCGATCTGGAGCGCGACCTGCTGGCCAGCCACGGTCCGGCCTTCCGCCTGCGTCTGGGCTCCCTGGACCCGGCCATGCTGGACGCCGAGGGCCTGGCCGTCCTGGCGGAGAGCCGCCGCGTCTGCCGCCATCTGCACATCTCCCTGCAAAGCGCCGATCCGGGCGTGTTGGCCGTCATGAACCGCCGCCCGAATGATGCCGAGGCCGTGTCCTTTTTTGTGGACAAACTCGGTATGAAATGGGGCCCCATGGCCCTGGGCCTGGATCTCCTGGCCGGATTTCCCGGCGAAGCCGACACCGCCCACGCCGCCACCGCCGCGTTCCTGACTCGGCTGCCGGTCAGTTATGCCCATGTCTTCCCCTATTCGCGCCGCCCGGGCACTCCGGCCGCGACCATGGCCGGACAGCTGCCCAAGGAAACCAAAACGCTCCGGGCGGCCGAGCTGCGCCGCACCGCCGAGGACAAGGCCCAGGCGTTCTTGGCCCGACTGGCCACCGAGGATCGGCTGGAGGTGGCGGTCGAGCGCGCCGCTCCGGCCGCCGGCTCCTGCGGGCGCTATGTGGATTGCCGCTTTGTCGATGCCGCGCCCCTGACGCCCGGCGGACTGGTCGCGGCCCGGCCGGTCGGCCTCGATGGCGACAGCCTGCTTGTGGCCGTCCTGCCCGAGGCGGCCAGATGA